One segment of Niallia sp. Man26 DNA contains the following:
- a CDS encoding thermonuclease family protein, giving the protein MRNFKNVIIAICMIVLLSGCSSSDLMDYTDRKTYEVAKDSASESGSFLENLINGTEETQESTIEEMRTMTVERVIDGDTVVFQDGSKARLLSINTPEITKGKNEPYGQDAQAFLSQLVEGKEIQIKSDPKAGETDKYGRLLVHAFVGGKSIQYLLIAEGLAKVAYLYNDYEYTDLYKEAEELAKNNSLNIWSISGYADSEENVFNTNVVKESILDEASTTVKSVLDYLNHAKNLMKN; this is encoded by the coding sequence ATGAGAAATTTTAAAAATGTAATTATCGCCATATGTATGATTGTTTTGCTAAGTGGCTGTTCTTCTAGTGATCTAATGGATTATACAGATAGGAAAACATATGAAGTTGCAAAGGATTCAGCAAGTGAGAGTGGCTCATTCCTTGAAAATCTGATAAATGGCACAGAAGAAACACAAGAATCTACAATAGAAGAGATGCGAACGATGACCGTTGAACGGGTTATTGATGGTGATACCGTTGTATTTCAAGATGGATCGAAAGCCCGCCTTTTATCCATTAACACTCCAGAGATTACAAAAGGGAAAAATGAACCTTACGGACAAGACGCACAAGCATTTCTTTCACAGCTTGTGGAAGGGAAAGAGATACAAATTAAGAGTGATCCTAAGGCTGGTGAAACCGATAAATATGGAAGATTACTAGTCCATGCTTTTGTCGGTGGTAAGAGTATACAGTATTTACTTATAGCAGAAGGATTAGCTAAAGTTGCTTATCTTTATAATGATTATGAATATACGGATTTATATAAAGAAGCAGAGGAATTAGCGAAAAATAATAGCCTTAATATCTGGAGTATTTCAGGATATGCCGACAGTGAAGAGAATGTCTTTAATACAAATGTAGTAAAAGAATCAATCCTGGATGAAGCATCTACTACTGTAAAAAGTGTTCTAGATTACCTTAATCATGCTAAAAATCTTATGAAGAATTAG
- a CDS encoding aspartyl-phosphate phosphatase Spo0E family protein encodes MEEILDRIENVRNEMINIGLSEGFRSDKTLKLSKKLDDLILQYQKLNIGEKQIS; translated from the coding sequence TTGGAAGAGATCTTAGATCGCATAGAGAATGTTAGAAATGAGATGATTAATATAGGATTAAGCGAAGGTTTTAGGTCAGATAAAACACTTAAATTAAGTAAAAAATTAGATGATCTGATCCTGCAATATCAGAAATTAAATATAGGGGAAAAGCAAATCTCTTAA
- a CDS encoding DUF4257 domain-containing protein, whose amino-acid sequence MENLVIAGCIGGFMGLLTHAKRNNTIKKPRNHKTTFNPGVLLDIGFGAVVAVVAILFADPNGMERIFLTAILGGYAGENAINMVEKDKTLKNSEVVNSLVLEENEELPPANKKKKEQ is encoded by the coding sequence TTGGAAAATTTAGTTATTGCGGGTTGTATTGGCGGTTTTATGGGTTTGTTAACTCACGCGAAAAGAAACAATACTATTAAAAAACCAAGAAACCATAAAACAACTTTTAACCCAGGTGTACTCTTAGACATTGGATTTGGTGCAGTTGTTGCAGTTGTTGCGATTTTATTTGCAGATCCTAATGGAATGGAGCGTATCTTTTTAACAGCAATTTTAGGCGGATATGCAGGGGAAAATGCAATTAATATGGTCGAGAAAGATAAAACATTAAAGAACAGCGAAGTTGTAAATTCACTTGTTTTAGAGGAGAACGAAGAATTACCACCAGCTAATAAAAAAAAGAAAGAACAATAA
- a CDS encoding NlpC/P60 family protein: MKKIAAICLSVGVIGTTHVSAEEQSQTVSDHLQSNQDSIQEQVTKMDKEINAYKNERVILERQLNQYDKALEQNQLTIKKEQERLESISSRLETINKQMKEIDPDGQLSKMVHQDLILGIPAITTVNKQQYLLDNVQQVSQLLTLQEELNEATSELESNQVELEGMVSQLQEQQSEKEQLVEQLKQKEAASKEQKQQLLEKNKKIEKEKNLIEEAISNEEERAEQGSAFFGQSNIPSNTTVISPSIDTSVTGVPSQYMKYYLYGEKEYGVPWYYLAAIHSIETSFSTSPTMTSSVGAIGSMQFIPSTWVGYKYESSGGLVGEDVDITDLETIKKGNGYGVDADNDGKADPYSVADGVAAAANYLSSNGFATDPRKAIWHYNHADWYVEKVINLAENFKNGTQISKDGDVQLKSGGEYDVTTVGNRWIGNSVYVFGGGRNQEDVKNGRFDCSSFVYWAYNQIGVQLGEQSSVSTETLKNRGTAVEEKEMQPGDLVFFDTYKKDGHVGIYIGDGKFIGAQSSNGVAIEDMTTGYWKEKFNHRVQRVTNI; the protein is encoded by the coding sequence ATGAAGAAAATAGCTGCTATTTGTTTAAGTGTTGGGGTAATTGGAACAACGCATGTAAGTGCAGAAGAACAAAGTCAAACGGTATCCGATCACTTACAAAGTAATCAAGACAGCATTCAGGAACAAGTCACAAAGATGGATAAAGAGATAAACGCTTATAAAAATGAACGAGTTATTCTGGAACGACAATTGAACCAGTATGATAAGGCGTTGGAGCAGAATCAACTTACCATAAAAAAAGAACAGGAACGATTAGAATCTATTTCTTCTCGGTTAGAAACGATTAACAAACAAATGAAGGAAATAGATCCAGATGGTCAGTTAAGTAAAATGGTCCATCAAGATCTAATCCTTGGAATTCCTGCCATTACGACAGTTAATAAACAACAATATTTATTGGATAACGTTCAACAGGTAAGTCAATTACTTACGCTGCAAGAAGAGCTAAATGAAGCTACGTCGGAACTGGAAAGTAACCAAGTGGAATTAGAAGGCATGGTTTCACAGCTACAAGAACAACAAAGTGAAAAGGAACAATTGGTGGAGCAGCTGAAACAAAAAGAAGCAGCTTCCAAGGAACAAAAGCAACAACTCCTAGAAAAAAACAAGAAAATAGAGAAAGAAAAGAACCTAATAGAAGAGGCAATCAGCAATGAAGAGGAGAGAGCAGAACAGGGAAGTGCATTCTTTGGTCAAAGTAATATCCCTTCTAATACTACTGTTATTAGTCCATCTATAGATACAAGCGTTACTGGAGTTCCATCACAGTATATGAAGTACTATCTGTACGGAGAAAAAGAATATGGTGTACCTTGGTACTATCTGGCTGCCATTCATTCCATAGAGACAAGCTTCTCCACTAGTCCTACTATGACTTCTTCGGTTGGAGCAATTGGTAGCATGCAATTCATTCCAAGTACTTGGGTTGGGTACAAGTATGAATCGAGCGGAGGTTTGGTTGGAGAGGATGTAGATATTACTGACCTAGAAACAATCAAAAAGGGAAATGGTTATGGTGTGGATGCAGATAATGACGGCAAAGCAGACCCTTATAGCGTTGCAGATGGAGTAGCTGCAGCTGCTAACTATTTATCTAGTAATGGATTTGCCACAGATCCGAGAAAAGCTATCTGGCATTATAACCATGCAGACTGGTATGTGGAAAAAGTAATCAACTTAGCTGAAAACTTCAAAAATGGTACCCAAATCTCTAAGGATGGAGATGTTCAACTGAAATCCGGTGGGGAGTATGACGTTACTACTGTAGGTAACCGGTGGATTGGAAACTCCGTTTATGTATTTGGTGGTGGTCGCAATCAAGAGGATGTAAAGAACGGTAGATTTGATTGCTCTAGCTTCGTTTATTGGGCGTATAATCAAATAGGGGTTCAGTTAGGAGAACAAAGCTCAGTAAGTACGGAGACATTAAAAAATAGGGGTACTGCTGTTGAAGAGAAGGAAATGCAGCCAGGTGATTTAGTCTTTTTTGATACATATAAAAAGGATGGGCATGTCGGTATTTATATAGGTGATGGTAAATTCATTGGTGCTCAAAGTTCCAATGGGGTAGCTATAGAGGATATGACTACAGGCTATTGGAAAGAAAAATTTAATCACCGAGTTCAGCGAGTTACTAATATTTAA